Proteins encoded by one window of Cellvibrio sp. KY-GH-1:
- a CDS encoding YhcG family protein produces the protein MADKLLPADYSDWLKQLKADIASAQYRAGLAVNVELVRLYGRIGRDILQRQQTRGWGAKVIDHLAGDLKEAFPDMKGWSTSNLKYMRYFAEHCPSGQFGQQPADQLPWFHIVTLLTKVSDASDREWYAVRAVEYGWSRTTLELNIKNQLKSRQGNAVSNFAVRLPAAVSALAQETLKDPYLFDFLGLGEDAHERDIENALIQHITRFLLELGAGFAFVGRQFRLEVAGDEFFIDLLFYHIRLKCYVVVELKAGAFKPEHAGKLNFYLAAVDAQIKAEDDKPTIGLLLCRQQNRLVAEYALSGIEKPIGVAEYQLLRHLPENLQGKLPSIADIEAELAQDLLTEKSQNTIN, from the coding sequence ATGGCGGATAAACTGCTTCCCGCAGATTACAGTGACTGGTTAAAGCAGCTTAAAGCTGATATCGCCAGTGCTCAGTATCGGGCAGGACTTGCGGTTAATGTTGAGTTGGTTCGGCTTTATGGGCGTATCGGCCGAGATATTTTGCAGCGTCAGCAAACCCGGGGCTGGGGTGCAAAGGTCATTGATCATTTGGCTGGTGATTTAAAAGAAGCGTTTCCGGACATGAAAGGCTGGTCTACCAGTAATCTCAAGTACATGCGCTATTTCGCTGAGCATTGCCCAAGTGGTCAATTTGGTCAGCAGCCCGCTGACCAATTGCCTTGGTTCCATATTGTTACCTTATTAACCAAAGTTTCTGATGCTTCTGATCGTGAGTGGTACGCTGTTCGAGCAGTTGAATATGGTTGGTCGCGCACTACGCTCGAATTGAATATTAAAAACCAGCTGAAGTCGCGCCAGGGAAACGCAGTCAGTAATTTTGCAGTACGCTTGCCTGCCGCAGTATCGGCGTTGGCTCAAGAAACACTGAAAGATCCTTATCTATTCGATTTTCTCGGGCTGGGTGAAGATGCTCACGAACGCGATATTGAAAATGCATTGATTCAGCATATCACTCGTTTTCTCTTGGAATTGGGCGCGGGTTTTGCGTTTGTCGGACGTCAATTTCGTTTGGAAGTGGCGGGTGACGAATTTTTTATTGATTTGTTGTTCTATCACATTCGATTGAAGTGTTATGTGGTTGTGGAATTAAAGGCAGGCGCTTTTAAACCAGAGCACGCAGGAAAATTAAATTTTTACCTTGCTGCAGTGGATGCACAAATTAAAGCAGAGGATGATAAACCAACTATTGGTTTGCTCCTGTGCAGACAACAAAATCGGCTAGTGGCGGAATATGCCTTGTCCGGTATCGAAAAACCTATTGGTGTTGCTGAATATCAGTTGCTGCGTCACCTGCCGGAAAATTTGCAGGGCAAATTACCCAGCATTGCAGACATAGAAGCTGAATTGGCGCAGGACCTATTAACCGAAAAATCTCAAAACACCATTAACTAA
- a CDS encoding phosphoglycerate kinase: MTVNLMKDQDLAGKRVLIRQDLNVPLEDGRITSAVRIDASIPTIKEALSKGAKVMVMSHLGRPDEGVYDEASSLAPVAKYLSEKLGRAVPLVKDWVDGFADQGDLVLLENVRFNVGEGKNSDELSKKMAALCDVFVMDAFGTAHRAQASTHGVAKFAPIACAGPLLAAELEALAKVLDNPARPLVAIVGGSKVSTKLSVLDALSKIADILVVGGGISNTFVAAAGNQVGNSLHEKDLIPEAQRLCKTTEVVYATDVRVTKEGFKQWNHNSVAVAKKANEIQADEEIIDYGPETAARVADIIKNAKTVLWNGPCGVFEFDAFAQGTETISRAIAESAAFSVAGGGDTLAAIDKWNLADKISYVSTGGGAFLEFVEGKVLPAVAILEERAKG; encoded by the coding sequence ATGACTGTAAATTTAATGAAAGACCAGGATCTCGCCGGCAAGCGTGTATTGATTCGTCAGGATCTGAACGTTCCCTTGGAAGATGGACGTATCACTAGCGCAGTGCGTATTGATGCTTCTATCCCAACGATCAAGGAAGCCTTGAGCAAGGGTGCTAAAGTGATGGTGATGTCGCATCTGGGGCGTCCGGATGAAGGCGTTTACGACGAAGCATCTTCTCTGGCGCCTGTTGCAAAATACCTGAGCGAAAAATTGGGCCGCGCTGTCCCGCTGGTAAAAGACTGGGTTGATGGCTTTGCTGACCAAGGCGATTTGGTTCTGCTGGAAAACGTGCGCTTCAATGTGGGCGAGGGCAAGAATTCTGATGAGCTTTCTAAAAAAATGGCGGCGCTGTGCGATGTGTTTGTAATGGATGCATTTGGTACTGCGCACCGCGCGCAAGCATCAACACACGGCGTTGCGAAGTTTGCACCTATCGCCTGCGCTGGCCCATTGCTGGCTGCAGAATTGGAAGCCCTGGCAAAAGTGCTCGACAATCCTGCGCGCCCATTGGTAGCAATCGTTGGTGGTTCGAAAGTGTCTACCAAGCTGAGCGTGTTGGATGCCCTGTCAAAAATTGCTGACATCCTTGTAGTAGGTGGTGGCATTTCCAATACTTTCGTTGCGGCCGCCGGCAATCAAGTAGGTAATTCACTGCACGAAAAAGATTTGATCCCCGAAGCTCAGCGTCTGTGCAAAACCACCGAAGTGGTTTACGCGACTGACGTGCGTGTGACTAAAGAAGGCTTCAAACAATGGAATCACAACTCTGTTGCCGTTGCGAAAAAAGCGAACGAAATTCAAGCTGACGAAGAAATCATCGACTACGGCCCTGAAACTGCAGCGCGCGTTGCCGACATTATCAAAAACGCTAAAACCGTATTGTGGAACGGCCCCTGCGGCGTATTTGAATTTGATGCTTTCGCACAGGGTACTGAAACTATTTCCCGCGCAATTGCTGAAAGCGCTGCATTTTCCGTAGCGGGCGGTGGTGACACTCTGGCGGCAATCGACAAGTGGAACCTGGCGGATAAAATTTCTTACGTGTCTACCGGTGGCGGTGCATTCCTTGAGTTCGTGGAAGGCAAAGTATTGCCAGCAGTAGCGATTCTGGAAGAGCGCGCCAAGGGTTGA
- a CDS encoding amino acid ABC transporter substrate-binding protein, translating into MKMSIARVLFILAPLYLLSEHAIAVNATGTTMEVRYYDRGTQDARHAYKFELIRAILESTRAEFGDYTILPFGEEPSAKRQSLLISEGKILNLLWASPGTAIAKGDVITIPVDILRGLAGFRVCLINPVNFPSGPIESLQQLQLGQGLNWADMEVYKYNGVLPKQGPTFESLFEMLAAQRYHCLPLGADEVMFTWREKKVLYPFLTLEPNLLIYYDYPVYLHVSKRIPALAERVALGLKKLQENGEFLRLFNKHHATDVAQLRLDQRKVFCLRSPYLPQKGQCEKTLNYPQLPAKR; encoded by the coding sequence ATGAAAATGTCGATCGCCAGGGTGTTGTTCATATTGGCGCCGCTCTATTTGCTATCGGAACACGCAATCGCCGTCAATGCGACCGGCACCACTATGGAGGTGCGTTACTATGATCGCGGCACCCAGGATGCCCGCCATGCTTACAAATTCGAACTGATTCGCGCCATTCTGGAAAGTACCCGCGCCGAATTCGGCGACTACACAATTCTTCCCTTTGGCGAAGAGCCCAGTGCCAAGCGCCAGTCACTGCTCATCAGTGAAGGTAAAATTCTCAACCTGCTCTGGGCCTCACCCGGCACTGCAATCGCCAAAGGCGATGTGATTACTATCCCGGTAGATATATTGCGCGGGCTGGCCGGGTTTCGCGTATGTCTGATTAACCCGGTTAATTTCCCCAGCGGCCCCATTGAATCTTTGCAACAGTTGCAATTGGGCCAAGGACTGAACTGGGCCGATATGGAGGTGTACAAGTACAACGGCGTACTGCCCAAACAAGGCCCCACCTTTGAATCCCTATTTGAAATGCTCGCGGCCCAGCGCTACCACTGCTTGCCGCTCGGAGCTGATGAAGTGATGTTTACCTGGCGCGAGAAAAAAGTGCTCTACCCCTTCCTGACCCTCGAACCCAACTTACTGATTTACTACGATTACCCCGTTTATTTGCACGTGAGCAAACGAATCCCCGCGCTAGCGGAGCGGGTCGCGCTGGGCCTGAAAAAATTACAGGAGAACGGCGAGTTTCTGCGCTTGTTTAACAAGCATCACGCCACTGATGTTGCGCAGCTCCGCCTGGATCAACGCAAAGTGTTTTGTTTGCGCTCGCCCTATTTGCCCCAAAAGGGACAATGCGAAAAAACGCTCAACTACCCTCAGTTACCAGCAAAGCGCTAG
- a CDS encoding pectate lyase — protein MRISLLLSGVVLAACATSAFAANRPTGFTTICNEGKTCSVPASTLVAYGRADKFTYKTLSGSFVCGEVTFGAGTKVAGGTNECSVGRATSAVSSSAPAQSSSSAVTSSKVNSSAPSSIASSKSSVASSAASSAPSVGSYYPGCEKPEPTETVQLPATRVVAAGEIFDGLNKRYNLSGGSQSEGQPPLFEVQEGGVVRNVIIGSLAADGIHCKGNCTIERVWWEDIGEDAATAMGPAGTIMNITCGAAFNGSDKTFQFNGRGELHISKFYVQSAGKLARTCGDCTNNGGPRKIVINDVITRDVSTIVGINTNFGDTAIIRNLTLNNSGTSKTKICQVYKGVVKGSGSSSALGVEFDTANCDVRPADVTLLGNSQMNTSACAGSCPIN, from the coding sequence ATGCGTATCTCCCTGTTATTGTCCGGTGTGGTGCTGGCTGCTTGTGCGACCAGCGCCTTTGCTGCCAATCGTCCTACCGGTTTTACTACCATTTGCAACGAAGGCAAAACCTGTTCTGTTCCTGCATCGACGCTGGTGGCATATGGTCGCGCCGATAAATTTACTTATAAAACCCTGAGCGGCAGTTTTGTGTGCGGCGAAGTGACCTTTGGAGCGGGCACCAAAGTAGCGGGCGGCACTAATGAATGTTCGGTTGGTCGTGCAACTTCAGCTGTCAGCAGTTCTGCGCCGGCGCAGTCATCGTCCAGTGCAGTAACATCCAGTAAAGTAAATTCGAGCGCACCCAGTTCAATCGCCAGCTCTAAAAGTTCAGTGGCGAGCAGTGCAGCTTCAAGTGCACCTTCGGTCGGCAGTTATTATCCCGGTTGTGAAAAACCTGAACCCACCGAAACTGTGCAATTGCCGGCGACGCGCGTAGTGGCGGCGGGGGAAATATTTGATGGTTTGAATAAGCGCTACAACTTGTCGGGCGGTAGCCAAAGTGAGGGACAGCCGCCATTGTTTGAAGTGCAAGAGGGCGGAGTAGTGCGCAACGTGATTATCGGTTCGCTCGCGGCGGATGGGATTCACTGTAAAGGCAATTGCACCATTGAGCGTGTGTGGTGGGAAGATATCGGTGAAGATGCGGCGACGGCGATGGGCCCAGCCGGTACCATCATGAACATCACTTGCGGTGCGGCATTTAATGGCTCGGATAAAACCTTCCAGTTTAATGGTCGCGGTGAATTGCACATTAGTAAATTCTACGTGCAGAGCGCAGGTAAATTGGCGCGTACCTGTGGTGACTGCACCAACAACGGCGGCCCGCGCAAAATTGTGATCAACGATGTGATCACGCGCGATGTCAGTACTATTGTCGGCATCAACACCAACTTTGGTGATACGGCAATTATCCGCAACCTAACCCTGAATAACAGCGGTACATCCAAAACCAAAATTTGCCAGGTGTATAAAGGCGTAGTGAAAGGTTCTGGCAGCAGCTCTGCGCTGGGGGTGGAATTTGATACTGCCAACTGCGACGTGCGCCCGGCGGATGTGACTCTGCTCGGTAACAGTCAAATGAATACCTCTGCTTGCGCAGGTTCTTGCCCGATTAATTAG
- a CDS encoding glycosyl hydrolase encodes MNRFKRALLLLGVLGFAQASHAAILNYGAGNISDTINTAGWKCTVDYGNWIHNAGVVKPGVSSCNPIGAPTPIYPQKVSPATTKPTMTHRWWGSISFMGEMKVGASTDSGYITPDPITARITDRGVRLLGIPGGLRTGTNDTIYAIPDPFSEVFDGIAIGNSAYSNLDAFLKDYSDGSVTVQWKSGSTPVMEATFVHGSPYVYFTALQGNLVVRTKAADSGEKGIFYQSGNSLGVWTEVAGNRNAFLITGHDATTFSGVNTASIGVSNGTKRMTVAWLPQLTGTPDASMINTFIQYATQRVDKVNINYAVDRNTNKVTISHQYQFNGANVTTLAGLLPLHWKNSTQAVTSYKVRSARGVTKFAATNSFSYTIPYVGVLPYFPENIGDYNATQLRALVTEFVNQGTAKWNTATDTYWAGKNYGKVAELAAIARSIGMTTEANQMIAWLKAELQDWFRANTTGNLDTTKYFAYDSNWNTLLGFDESFGAQQQLNDHHFHYGYFVRAAAEICRVDAAWCGSTQYGPMVELLIRDYAAGRDDSQFPYLRNFDPAYGFSWASGHANFALGNNNESTSEAANAYGAIVLYGMITGNNALTERGMYLHASSAATYWEYWNNIDRYKGLGGDYDNFSASYTKPTTSIIWGNGHVFSTWFSGAYAHILGIQGLPLSPLVLHIGQHAGYLNNYVALGLSESSNGKPSGLPNGQWRDVWWNIWSMTNGQAAVDDMLAYGLNNLIPEEGETKAHTYHWVYTLKQLGSLATGTGALTANHPAAVAFNKGGILTYIAYNFGCSAINVAYSDGTSFSVPAKGYALKRTGQSVVSSGAGCSGTSSSVASSTPSSVASSSKSSVATSSVASSAVATPYGHTVLTSTSVRFHANAAAWADIHYTINGGAQQNIRMTHNADNSNTYTLTGIPAGATVRYFFTIAQGAGAIDTAWVQFGCCTGGTSSTPASSVAASSSTPAFTQLVQAEAFTAMSGVQTEATTDTNGGQNVAYIDAGDWMAYGNITVPATGSYRIEYRVASPSGSLLSADLNAGAIQLGNLAIPATGGWQNWTTVSHTVTLNAGTYSFGVFAQQAGWNFNWFRITRL; translated from the coding sequence ATGAACCGATTCAAGCGAGCCTTGCTTTTGCTGGGCGTCCTGGGCTTTGCTCAGGCCAGCCATGCCGCCATTCTCAATTATGGTGCGGGTAATATCAGCGATACCATCAATACCGCCGGCTGGAAATGTACTGTCGACTACGGCAACTGGATTCACAACGCCGGTGTGGTAAAGCCCGGCGTTAGCAGCTGTAACCCTATAGGCGCACCTACCCCGATCTACCCACAAAAAGTGTCGCCAGCTACTACCAAGCCAACCATGACCCATCGCTGGTGGGGTTCGATTTCCTTCATGGGCGAAATGAAAGTTGGCGCATCGACTGACTCTGGCTATATCACCCCGGACCCAATCACCGCCCGCATTACCGATCGCGGTGTACGTCTTTTGGGTATTCCCGGTGGCCTGCGAACCGGCACTAATGACACCATCTATGCCATTCCTGATCCATTCAGTGAAGTGTTTGATGGCATCGCCATTGGCAACTCCGCCTATTCCAACCTCGACGCCTTTCTCAAAGACTACAGCGATGGCTCAGTCACCGTGCAATGGAAAAGCGGTTCTACCCCGGTAATGGAAGCGACCTTCGTGCATGGCTCGCCCTATGTTTATTTCACCGCCCTGCAGGGAAACCTTGTCGTACGCACCAAGGCAGCAGATAGCGGTGAAAAAGGAATTTTCTATCAAAGTGGGAATAGTTTGGGTGTTTGGACCGAAGTGGCAGGCAATCGCAATGCCTTCCTGATTACCGGCCACGATGCCACTACCTTCAGCGGCGTAAACACCGCCAGCATCGGTGTAAGTAACGGCACCAAACGTATGACCGTGGCCTGGTTGCCGCAACTGACCGGTACGCCGGATGCATCCATGATCAATACCTTTATCCAGTACGCAACCCAACGCGTGGATAAGGTCAATATCAATTACGCCGTAGACCGCAATACCAACAAAGTCACCATCAGCCACCAGTACCAATTCAATGGTGCCAATGTGACTACACTGGCGGGCCTGTTGCCGTTGCACTGGAAAAACTCTACCCAGGCCGTGACCAGCTATAAGGTTCGCTCGGCGCGCGGGGTGACCAAGTTTGCGGCGACCAACAGCTTTAGCTACACCATCCCCTACGTGGGCGTGCTGCCTTACTTCCCGGAAAATATTGGCGATTACAACGCGACCCAATTGCGCGCGCTGGTGACTGAGTTTGTAAACCAGGGTACCGCCAAGTGGAACACCGCTACTGATACCTACTGGGCCGGTAAAAACTACGGCAAGGTAGCGGAACTGGCCGCGATTGCTCGTTCTATTGGTATGACCACCGAAGCTAACCAAATGATTGCGTGGCTTAAAGCCGAATTGCAGGATTGGTTCCGCGCCAACACCACCGGCAACCTGGATACCACCAAGTACTTCGCCTACGACAGCAACTGGAACACCCTGCTGGGCTTTGATGAGTCCTTCGGTGCACAGCAACAATTGAACGACCACCATTTCCACTACGGTTACTTTGTGCGTGCTGCCGCTGAAATCTGTCGTGTTGATGCGGCCTGGTGTGGATCTACCCAATACGGTCCCATGGTGGAATTGTTAATTCGCGATTACGCCGCTGGGCGCGATGACAGCCAGTTCCCCTATCTGCGTAACTTTGACCCGGCCTATGGTTTCTCCTGGGCTTCCGGTCACGCCAACTTCGCACTGGGCAACAACAACGAATCCACGTCGGAAGCCGCTAACGCCTATGGTGCGATTGTGCTCTACGGCATGATCACCGGTAACAATGCCCTGACCGAACGTGGCATGTATTTGCATGCGTCATCGGCCGCAACCTACTGGGAATACTGGAACAACATCGACCGTTACAAAGGTCTGGGTGGCGATTACGATAACTTCTCCGCCAGCTATACCAAGCCAACCACCTCCATTATTTGGGGCAACGGCCACGTGTTCTCTACCTGGTTCTCCGGTGCATATGCGCACATCCTGGGTATTCAGGGTTTGCCACTCAGCCCGTTGGTACTGCACATTGGTCAGCACGCCGGCTACCTGAACAACTATGTCGCATTGGGTTTGAGTGAATCCTCTAATGGAAAACCTTCCGGTCTGCCTAACGGCCAGTGGCGCGATGTCTGGTGGAATATTTGGTCAATGACAAACGGTCAGGCGGCGGTGGATGACATGCTCGCCTACGGCTTGAACAACCTGATTCCGGAAGAGGGTGAAACAAAAGCACATACCTATCATTGGGTCTATACCCTCAAGCAATTGGGTAGCCTGGCGACGGGTACTGGTGCATTAACCGCTAACCACCCGGCCGCAGTCGCCTTTAACAAGGGCGGCATCCTCACCTACATCGCCTACAACTTCGGTTGCTCAGCGATCAATGTGGCCTATTCGGATGGCACCAGCTTCTCGGTTCCAGCCAAGGGTTATGCCCTGAAGCGCACCGGTCAATCGGTGGTTTCGAGTGGTGCAGGTTGTTCCGGTACCAGCAGTTCGGTTGCCAGCTCTACCCCAAGTTCTGTGGCTAGCTCTTCCAAATCGTCCGTGGCGACTTCCTCAGTCGCTAGCTCTGCCGTTGCAACGCCCTACGGGCATACGGTTTTAACCAGCACCAGTGTGCGCTTCCATGCCAATGCAGCGGCTTGGGCAGACATTCACTACACCATCAATGGTGGCGCCCAGCAGAATATCCGCATGACCCACAATGCGGATAACTCCAACACCTATACCCTGACCGGTATTCCGGCGGGTGCGACTGTGCGCTACTTCTTCACCATCGCCCAGGGTGCTGGTGCGATTGATACCGCCTGGGTGCAGTTTGGTTGCTGCACTGGCGGTACCTCCAGCACTCCTGCAAGCAGTGTGGCGGCCAGTAGTTCAACGCCGGCGTTTACCCAGTTGGTACAGGCCGAAGCCTTTACTGCCATGAGTGGTGTGCAGACCGAAGCCACTACCGACACCAATGGCGGCCAGAACGTGGCTTACATCGATGCCGGTGACTGGATGGCCTACGGCAACATCACCGTCCCGGCAACGGGCAGCTATCGCATTGAATACCGCGTTGCCAGTCCATCGGGGTCACTGCTTTCTGCTGACCTGAATGCCGGTGCGATTCAGCTGGGTAATCTCGCTATTCCAGCCACTGGCGGCTGGCAAAACTGGACTACCGTTAGCCATACCGTGACCCTGAATGCGGGCACTTACAGCTTCGGTGTCTTCGCCCAACAGGCTGGATGGAACTTCAACTGGTTCCGTATTACCCGTTTATAA
- the tkt gene encoding transketolase, with protein sequence MPTRQHLANAIRVLSMDAVQKANSGHPGAPMGMADIAEVLWNDFLQHNPQNPQWADRDRFVLSNGHGSMLIYSLLHLSGYAVSIEDLQQFRQLHSNTPGHPELGYTPGVETTTGPLGQGIANAVGMALAEKVLAAQFNRDGHQVVNHFTYCFLGDGCMMEGVSHEACSLAGTLGLGKLIAFYDDNGISIDGHVEGWFTDDTAKRFEAYGWQVIRAVDGHDAQEIKTAIETARAETQKPTLIITKTIIGFGSPNKQGSHDCHGSPLGLEEVALVRKTLNWDYEPFVVPADVYAGWDAKEKGAAKEKAWSEKFAAYKAAHPELAAEFDRRVIKGELPADFAAKAEAFITETQAKGEKIASRKASQNTIAAFVEWLPEILGGSADLAGSNLTLVKKSKGVEAGDASGNYVYYGVREFGMSAIMNGVSAHGGFIPYGATFLMFQQYAANAVRMSALMKLRNVFVYTHDSIGQGEDGPTHQPIEVLGTLRLTPNLETWRPADSTESVVAWKSAVERKDGPAALVFSRQNLDFFARTETQVANIAKGGYVLVDSVGEPEAILIATGSEVGVTVKAAEALKAKGKNVRVVSMPSTSVFDQQDVAYKESVLPISVGARVAVETAHADYWYKYVGFDGRIVGMTTFGESAPGNKLLEHFGFTVDNIVATVEELLED encoded by the coding sequence ATGCCAACTCGTCAACACCTTGCCAATGCGATTCGTGTCCTCTCTATGGACGCGGTTCAGAAAGCCAACTCAGGCCACCCGGGCGCCCCAATGGGCATGGCGGATATCGCCGAAGTTCTGTGGAACGATTTCTTACAACACAACCCGCAAAACCCGCAGTGGGCTGACCGCGACCGTTTCGTACTGTCGAATGGCCACGGCTCCATGCTGATTTACTCCTTGCTGCACTTGAGCGGCTACGCAGTTTCTATCGAAGACCTGCAACAATTCCGTCAATTGCACTCCAACACTCCTGGACACCCTGAACTGGGTTACACCCCGGGTGTGGAAACCACTACTGGTCCATTGGGTCAGGGAATTGCCAACGCCGTAGGTATGGCATTGGCAGAAAAAGTATTGGCTGCACAATTCAACCGCGATGGCCATCAAGTTGTTAATCACTTCACCTACTGTTTCCTGGGTGACGGTTGCATGATGGAAGGCGTTTCTCACGAAGCCTGTTCATTGGCCGGTACTCTGGGCTTAGGCAAACTGATCGCTTTCTACGACGACAACGGTATTTCGATTGACGGCCACGTTGAAGGCTGGTTTACCGATGACACCGCCAAGCGCTTTGAAGCTTACGGCTGGCAAGTTATCCGCGCCGTAGATGGTCACGACGCACAAGAAATTAAAACGGCGATCGAAACGGCGCGCGCAGAAACCCAGAAACCAACCTTGATCATTACCAAAACTATCATCGGTTTCGGTTCACCGAACAAGCAGGGTTCACACGATTGCCACGGCTCGCCACTGGGCTTGGAAGAAGTGGCATTAGTACGTAAAACCCTGAATTGGGATTACGAACCCTTTGTAGTTCCTGCTGATGTTTACGCCGGTTGGGATGCAAAAGAAAAAGGTGCTGCCAAAGAAAAAGCCTGGAGCGAGAAATTTGCGGCCTATAAAGCAGCGCATCCGGAATTGGCCGCTGAATTTGATCGCCGTGTCATTAAAGGCGAGTTGCCTGCTGATTTCGCTGCAAAAGCCGAAGCCTTTATCACTGAGACCCAAGCCAAAGGCGAAAAAATTGCGAGCCGTAAAGCATCGCAAAATACTATTGCTGCCTTTGTTGAGTGGTTGCCGGAAATTCTCGGCGGTTCTGCTGACCTTGCCGGTTCTAACCTGACGCTGGTGAAAAAATCCAAAGGCGTAGAAGCGGGCGATGCCAGCGGTAACTACGTGTATTACGGTGTGCGCGAATTTGGTATGAGCGCCATTATGAATGGTGTGTCTGCGCACGGTGGTTTTATTCCTTACGGCGCAACCTTCCTGATGTTCCAACAATACGCGGCTAACGCCGTGCGTATGTCGGCGCTGATGAAATTGCGCAACGTATTTGTTTACACCCACGACTCAATCGGACAAGGCGAAGACGGCCCGACTCACCAGCCAATCGAAGTGCTCGGCACTTTGCGTTTGACTCCAAACCTGGAAACCTGGCGTCCGGCGGACAGCACTGAGTCAGTGGTGGCTTGGAAATCTGCTGTTGAACGTAAAGATGGTCCAGCTGCTTTGGTATTCAGCCGTCAAAATCTGGATTTCTTCGCACGTACCGAGACGCAGGTTGCCAACATCGCCAAAGGCGGTTACGTGTTGGTTGATTCTGTGGGTGAGCCAGAAGCCATTCTGATCGCCACCGGTTCAGAAGTCGGCGTAACTGTGAAAGCGGCGGAAGCATTGAAAGCAAAAGGTAAAAATGTACGCGTTGTGTCTATGCCTTCGACTTCTGTGTTTGATCAACAAGATGTTGCCTACAAAGAATCCGTATTGCCAATCAGCGTAGGCGCACGCGTTGCGGTTGAAACTGCACACGCTGACTACTGGTACAAATACGTCGGCTTCGACGGCCGCATCGTTGGCATGACCACCTTCGGTGAATCAGCGCCCGGCAACAAACTGCTCGAACACTTCGGCTTCACTGTCGACAACATTGTCGCCACTGTAGAAGAATTGTTGGAAGATTAA